The Streptomyces sp. Alt3 genome has a segment encoding these proteins:
- a CDS encoding aspartate aminotransferase family protein produces MAQLITLDEAEKLDVDEVHDLYRTYINKSQVRLMTSFGFGQELIDHAEGAYVHTRDGRKILDFTGGVGVLNHGHNHPRIVAARKRFQEQLRMEVHKTYFSPYLAALGHNLAAVMPGDLNRSFLPNSGAEAVEGAVKLAYKYHGGRRKRILRADISFHGKLLGSGGLTGSTQNHFDFPTIPGIGTFAYDDLDSVRRALAEARDANGRSDVYALLIEPFSASTMRWCSEEFLRGLRELCTAEDIVLIFDEIYTGWGKTGSMFHFTRYEGLVPDVVTTSKSFGGGKSSISAFVAREPVFSKVYDNMTDAMMQSTSTTYYGFGEETATAIEAVSVAVEDDYPARARAIEDVLRPGLERIQKTYPDLIAEVRGSGALFGVFLSGGPKVLDLVGKLPAGGLAKDPLIRTKIITAAVIDTLYRKHDVYSYYTLNGRSPLVVSPPLVAGPDEVERFLDALDATLSEGMNRLLARFMKERVSSLW; encoded by the coding sequence ATGGCACAGCTCATCACCCTCGACGAGGCCGAAAAGCTCGACGTCGACGAAGTGCACGATCTCTACCGCACCTACATCAACAAGAGCCAGGTCCGCCTGATGACCTCCTTCGGCTTCGGCCAGGAGCTCATCGACCACGCGGAAGGCGCCTACGTCCACACCCGCGACGGGCGCAAGATCCTCGACTTCACCGGTGGCGTGGGCGTGCTGAACCACGGGCACAACCACCCCCGGATCGTCGCGGCCCGCAAGCGCTTCCAGGAACAGCTGCGGATGGAGGTGCACAAGACCTACTTCTCGCCCTACCTGGCCGCTCTCGGCCACAACCTGGCCGCCGTCATGCCGGGCGACCTCAACCGTTCCTTCCTGCCGAACTCCGGTGCGGAGGCGGTGGAAGGAGCCGTCAAGCTGGCGTACAAGTACCACGGCGGCCGGCGCAAGCGGATCCTGCGGGCCGACATCAGCTTCCACGGCAAGCTGCTCGGCTCCGGGGGACTGACCGGGAGCACGCAGAACCACTTCGACTTCCCGACCATCCCCGGCATCGGCACCTTCGCGTACGACGACCTCGACTCGGTCCGCCGGGCGCTGGCCGAGGCCCGCGACGCGAACGGCCGCAGCGACGTGTACGCGCTGCTCATCGAGCCGTTCAGCGCCTCCACGATGCGCTGGTGCTCCGAGGAGTTCCTGCGCGGCCTGCGTGAACTGTGCACGGCCGAGGACATCGTGCTGATCTTCGACGAGATCTACACCGGCTGGGGCAAGACCGGCAGCATGTTCCACTTCACGCGCTACGAGGGCCTGGTCCCCGACGTCGTGACGACCTCCAAGTCGTTCGGCGGCGGCAAGTCCTCCATCTCCGCCTTCGTCGCACGGGAACCCGTGTTCAGCAAGGTGTACGACAACATGACGGACGCCATGATGCAGAGTACGAGCACGACGTACTACGGCTTCGGTGAGGAGACCGCGACCGCGATCGAGGCCGTCTCGGTGGCGGTGGAGGACGACTACCCGGCGCGGGCCCGTGCCATCGAGGACGTGCTGCGGCCGGGGCTGGAACGCATCCAGAAGACCTACCCGGACCTGATAGCCGAGGTGCGCGGATCGGGGGCGCTCTTCGGGGTGTTCCTGTCCGGCGGCCCCAAGGTCCTGGATCTGGTGGGCAAGCTGCCGGCCGGCGGTCTCGCCAAGGACCCGCTGATCAGGACGAAGATCATCACCGCGGCGGTGATCGACACCCTGTACCGCAAGCACGACGTCTACTCCTACTACACGCTCAACGGCCGCAGTCCGCTGGTCGTGAGCCCGCCCCTGGTGGCAGGACCCGACGAGGTCGAACGGTTCCTCGACGCCCTGGACGCCACCCTCTCCGAGGGCATGAACCGGCTGCTGGCACGCTTCATGAAGGAGCGGGTGAGCTCGCTGTGGTGA
- a CDS encoding histidine phosphatase family protein, translating to MAPRILLARHGQTQWSVQGNHTGRTDIPLLDTGREGAKLLGERLHREPWGGLPGVEVRTSPLVRASETCAIAGFGERAEPWDALMEFDYGDYEGLTPAQIKADRPDWLIWRDGVPGGETLAEVSARADEVVEWARSADRDVLVFAHGHILRVLGARWLGEDVSFAARIRLEPTSLSVLGWAYGLPALERWNDTGHLDR from the coding sequence ATGGCACCGCGAATCCTGCTCGCCCGGCACGGACAGACCCAGTGGTCCGTCCAGGGCAATCACACCGGCAGGACCGACATCCCCCTCCTCGACACAGGCCGCGAGGGCGCCAAGCTGCTCGGCGAGCGGCTGCACCGGGAGCCCTGGGGCGGCCTGCCGGGCGTCGAGGTGCGGACCAGCCCGCTGGTCCGGGCCTCGGAGACCTGCGCCATCGCCGGCTTCGGCGAGCGGGCGGAGCCCTGGGACGCGCTGATGGAGTTCGACTACGGGGACTACGAGGGCCTGACCCCCGCGCAGATCAAGGCGGACCGGCCGGACTGGCTCATCTGGCGCGACGGCGTCCCCGGGGGCGAGACCCTCGCCGAGGTCTCCGCCCGCGCCGACGAGGTCGTCGAGTGGGCGCGTTCCGCCGACCGCGACGTGCTGGTCTTCGCCCACGGGCACATCCTGCGGGTGCTGGGCGCGCGGTGGCTGGGGGAGGACGTGTCCTTCGCCGCGCGGATCCGGCTGGAACCCACATCCCTGTCGGTGCTGGGCTGGGCGTACGGTCTCCCCGCGCTGGAACGCTGGAACGACACCGGGCACCTCGACCGCTGA
- a CDS encoding helix-turn-helix transcriptional regulator: MESQTLLDELAVDAYRSALRAGVFIDERIATELGVDRARIAEARKALQGLRLLSQGGEGPAVPLDPEVVEVELIAPLEMSVARQRRQIAGIHRQLSTLSTLYRSVEHHQGTDVSIRVLDNAADVRREIDLARRRCTKERMSLQPGGGRSAHLLQSDLVQTQELLRRGVRVRTLYQHTARSSLTTRSYVAQISEAGAEVRTSAELSERLIVYDRRTAFVPKERKGSEPPGAAVVTDPTLVAYLCRSFEAAWQVGRPFTSTEPADQQQVSAELRSSILRLMAMGLKDEVIARRLGMAARTCRRYISALMTELGATSRFQAGVLLGRQAAENSAAGGVDSVTGDVQGSGANSVTGDVPGHDPAGEELAVHK; encoded by the coding sequence GTGGAGAGCCAGACACTGTTGGACGAACTTGCGGTCGACGCCTACAGATCAGCGCTGAGGGCCGGGGTCTTCATCGACGAGAGGATCGCCACCGAGCTCGGGGTGGACAGGGCGCGGATCGCCGAAGCGCGCAAGGCCCTCCAGGGCTTGCGCCTGTTGAGCCAGGGGGGCGAAGGACCTGCCGTCCCCCTCGACCCCGAGGTCGTCGAGGTCGAACTGATCGCACCGCTGGAGATGTCGGTCGCCCGTCAGCGAAGACAGATAGCGGGAATTCACCGCCAGTTGAGCACTTTGTCAACGCTATACCGCTCAGTCGAGCACCACCAGGGCACAGATGTGTCGATACGAGTTCTCGATAATGCCGCCGATGTGCGCCGCGAGATCGACCTCGCCCGGCGTCGCTGCACCAAAGAGCGAATGAGTCTTCAGCCCGGGGGCGGCAGATCGGCCCACCTTCTTCAGTCGGATCTCGTACAGACGCAGGAATTATTACGGCGCGGTGTCCGGGTACGCACTCTTTATCAGCACACCGCGCGCTCGAGCCTCACCACCCGCAGCTATGTCGCGCAGATCTCCGAAGCCGGCGCCGAGGTGCGCACCTCGGCCGAACTCTCCGAGCGGCTCATCGTCTACGACCGCCGCACCGCCTTCGTGCCCAAGGAGCGGAAGGGCTCCGAGCCGCCCGGCGCGGCCGTCGTCACCGATCCGACCCTGGTGGCCTATCTCTGCCGCTCGTTCGAGGCGGCCTGGCAGGTGGGCCGGCCGTTCACCAGCACGGAGCCTGCCGACCAGCAACAGGTGAGCGCGGAACTGCGGTCGTCCATCCTGCGGCTGATGGCCATGGGACTCAAGGACGAAGTCATCGCGCGCCGGCTGGGGATGGCCGCCCGTACCTGCCGCCGCTACATCTCCGCCCTGATGACGGAACTGGGTGCCACCAGCCGCTTCCAGGCAGGCGTCCTCCTCGGCCGCCAGGCCGCGGAGAACAGTGCGGCCGGCGGTGTGGACAGCGTCACGGGCGACGTCCAGGGCAGCGGCGCGAACAGCGTCACGGGCGACGTTCCGGGCCACGATCCGGCCGGCGAGGAACTCGCTGTCCACAAGTAG
- a CDS encoding aspartate-semialdehyde dehydrogenase yields the protein MVSAQLPADPCIVLVGATGALGATVLELIVEHRMRHREIRLVASARSAGRRIPVGGRAETVHDLEEFDFAGADLVLFCAGEEVSRRWVPVAMAEGALVVDASGAFSSHPEIPLVVPSVNDRLLTERPAEVVAVPSGMTVPLTVLLHAVERWRGVRHAVLSTYEAASGLGHQGVDELLDGAELTLSDPGAELPADRFRPALAFNVLPAVDRILENGASRQEQRLVQEARRVLELPDMDVAVTCVRVPVVSGHGATLFVETDAPVDRPELVELLSSLPDFVVHEGEDLGSAPTPLTAGDPDRFHVGRVRVGPHTSRGFLLWLVFDNLRAGGASTLLRIARIALASRASGERPKSLPR from the coding sequence ATGGTAAGTGCCCAGCTCCCCGCGGACCCTTGTATCGTCCTGGTCGGCGCGACCGGTGCGCTCGGAGCCACCGTCCTCGAACTGATCGTGGAACACCGCATGCGGCACCGGGAGATACGGCTCGTGGCCTCGGCACGGTCGGCGGGCCGGCGGATTCCGGTCGGTGGACGGGCCGAGACCGTGCACGACCTGGAGGAGTTCGACTTCGCGGGCGCCGACCTCGTCCTGTTCTGCGCGGGCGAGGAGGTGAGCCGCCGCTGGGTTCCCGTGGCGATGGCGGAGGGTGCGCTGGTCGTCGACGCCTCCGGTGCCTTCAGCTCGCACCCTGAGATCCCCCTGGTCGTCCCCTCCGTCAACGACCGCCTGCTGACGGAGCGTCCCGCGGAGGTCGTCGCGGTGCCCAGCGGCATGACCGTGCCCCTGACGGTCCTGCTGCACGCGGTGGAGCGGTGGCGGGGGGTGCGCCACGCGGTGTTGAGCACGTACGAGGCCGCCTCCGGGCTGGGGCACCAGGGGGTCGACGAACTGCTGGACGGAGCCGAGCTGACGCTGTCCGACCCGGGGGCGGAGCTCCCCGCCGACCGGTTCCGTCCCGCCCTGGCGTTCAACGTCCTGCCGGCCGTGGACCGGATCCTGGAGAACGGGGCCAGCCGTCAGGAACAGCGCCTCGTCCAGGAGGCGCGACGCGTCCTGGAGCTGCCGGACATGGACGTGGCGGTGACCTGCGTACGGGTTCCGGTGGTCAGCGGACACGGGGCGACGCTCTTCGTGGAGACAGATGCCCCGGTGGACCGGCCGGAACTCGTGGAACTCCTGTCCTCGCTCCCGGATTTCGTGGTGCACGAGGGAGAGGACCTGGGCTCGGCCCCGACCCCGCTGACGGCCGGCGACCCGGACCGTTTCCACGTGGGCAGGGTGCGGGTCGGTCCGCACACGTCGCGGGGATTCCTGCTGTGGCTGGTCTTCGACAACCTACGGGCGGGAGGCGCCTCGACCCTCCTGCGGATCGCACGGATCGCACTGGCCTCCCGCGCGTCCGGGGAGCGGCCGAAAAGCCTCCCCCGCTGA
- a CDS encoding phosphatase PAP2 family protein encodes MPHATAATPPSGHRPRWWTELPLIAVVYGLYSMGRLLVHENIPAAVDNGLAILRLEKALHLNAEHPLNRLLTANPALGIPADFAYASLHYLVTPAVLVWIFRRRSAAYRAARTWLMTSTLLGLVGFTLMPTCPPRLLDAHHGFVDTMAQYSSYGWWGAGASAPRGLSGMTNQYAAMPSLHVGWAVWCGVLLWRHGRHPLVRAAGVAYPLITVLVVMGTANHYFLDAVAGAAVMAVGALLTRPFMRLADRVKDRVRIVFARVPASVTPAKSPIVSGGCKTSAGERIPGQRTASADSSDARTLSPAEADDDAPAAAR; translated from the coding sequence ATGCCGCACGCCACCGCCGCGACACCGCCGTCCGGTCACCGGCCCCGCTGGTGGACGGAGCTTCCGCTGATCGCGGTGGTGTACGGCCTGTACTCGATGGGCCGGCTCCTGGTCCACGAGAACATACCGGCGGCCGTCGACAACGGTCTCGCGATACTCCGCCTGGAGAAGGCGCTGCACCTCAACGCCGAGCACCCTCTCAACCGGCTGCTGACGGCCAACCCCGCGCTCGGCATACCCGCCGACTTCGCGTACGCCTCCCTGCACTACCTGGTCACACCGGCCGTCCTGGTCTGGATCTTCCGGCGCCGCAGCGCCGCCTACCGGGCCGCCCGCACCTGGCTGATGACCTCCACACTCCTCGGGCTGGTCGGCTTCACTCTGATGCCGACCTGTCCGCCCCGGCTCCTCGACGCCCACCACGGCTTCGTCGACACGATGGCCCAGTACAGCTCCTACGGCTGGTGGGGCGCGGGAGCCAGCGCCCCGCGCGGCCTCAGCGGGATGACCAACCAGTACGCGGCGATGCCGAGCCTGCACGTCGGCTGGGCGGTCTGGTGCGGCGTCCTGCTGTGGCGCCACGGCCGTCATCCGCTCGTCCGCGCGGCGGGCGTCGCCTATCCGCTGATCACCGTCCTCGTCGTGATGGGGACCGCGAACCACTATTTCCTGGACGCCGTGGCCGGGGCCGCCGTGATGGCCGTGGGCGCCCTGCTGACCAGGCCGTTCATGCGGCTCGCGGACCGCGTCAAGGACCGGGTACGGATCGTGTTCGCACGGGTGCCCGCATCCGTCACCCCCGCGAAGTCCCCGATTGTCAGTGGCGGATGCAAGACTTCCGCGGGTGAGCGAATACCCGGCCAGCGGACCGCCTCCGCAGATTCCAGCGACGCGCGCACCCTCTCCCCAGCCGAGGCCGACGACGACGCTCCGGCAGCGGCTCGCTGA
- a CDS encoding AAA domain-containing protein, whose protein sequence is MTAVLDPGAAAARATDAILGDTLRGTARGVVVDSPPGAGKSTLVVRAALELAAAGRPLMVVAQTNAQVDDLVVRLAEKAPDLPVGRLHSSDSDPYDKVLDGLDNVRTSAKAADLAGLDIVISTAAKWAHVKNVEPWGHAIVDEAYQMRSDALLAVAGLFERALFVGDPGQLDPFSIVGADQWAGLTYDPSASAVSTLLAHNPELPQHRLPVSWRLPASAAPLVSDAFYPYTPFRSGTDHGDRRLSFGVPSDGSGPDRVLDEAAGSGWGLLELPARHTPRTDPEAVRAVALVVRRLLDRGGVATSERGPDPVPVTAERVAVGTAHRDQAAAVRAALAELGVTGVAVDTANRLQGREFDVTVVLHPLSGRPDATAFHLETGRLCVLASRHRHACVVVCRAGVADLLDEHPSTEPVQLGVTVKFPDGWEANHAVLSHLAEHRVHWSP, encoded by the coding sequence GTGACAGCCGTTCTCGATCCGGGTGCCGCGGCTGCGCGGGCGACCGACGCGATCCTCGGCGACACCCTGCGCGGTACGGCGCGCGGTGTCGTGGTGGACTCGCCGCCGGGCGCGGGCAAGTCGACGCTGGTGGTGCGGGCCGCACTGGAGCTGGCCGCGGCGGGCCGCCCGCTGATGGTGGTAGCGCAGACCAACGCCCAGGTGGACGACCTGGTGGTGCGGCTGGCCGAGAAGGCGCCCGATCTCCCGGTGGGCCGGCTGCACAGCAGCGACTCCGATCCGTACGACAAGGTCCTGGACGGTCTGGACAACGTCCGCACGTCGGCGAAGGCGGCCGATCTGGCGGGCCTGGACATCGTGATCTCCACGGCCGCCAAGTGGGCGCACGTGAAGAACGTGGAGCCGTGGGGCCACGCCATCGTCGACGAGGCGTACCAGATGCGGTCGGACGCGCTGCTGGCCGTGGCCGGGCTGTTCGAGCGCGCCCTGTTCGTCGGGGACCCGGGCCAGCTGGACCCGTTCTCGATCGTGGGCGCCGACCAGTGGGCCGGCCTCACGTACGACCCCTCGGCGAGTGCGGTCTCGACCCTGCTGGCGCACAATCCGGAACTGCCGCAGCACCGGCTGCCCGTGTCGTGGCGGCTCCCCGCGTCCGCCGCGCCGCTGGTCTCGGACGCGTTCTACCCGTACACGCCCTTCCGCAGCGGCACGGACCACGGTGACCGGCGGCTGTCGTTCGGCGTGCCCTCGGACGGTTCGGGGCCGGACCGGGTGCTGGACGAGGCGGCGGGGTCCGGCTGGGGGCTGCTGGAGCTCCCAGCCCGCCACACCCCCCGCACGGACCCGGAGGCGGTCCGGGCCGTGGCCCTGGTGGTGCGCAGGCTGCTGGACCGGGGTGGTGTCGCGACGAGCGAGCGCGGCCCCGACCCGGTTCCGGTGACGGCGGAGCGCGTCGCGGTCGGCACGGCCCACCGCGACCAGGCCGCCGCGGTGCGTGCGGCGCTCGCCGAGCTGGGTGTGACGGGCGTGGCGGTCGACACGGCGAACAGGCTCCAGGGCCGCGAGTTCGACGTGACGGTGGTCCTGCACCCGCTGTCGGGGCGCCCCGACGCCACGGCGTTCCATCTGGAGACGGGCCGCCTGTGCGTACTGGCCTCGCGGCACCGGCACGCGTGCGTCGTGGTGTGCCGCGCCGGGGTGGCCGACCTGTTGGACGAGCACCCGTCCACGGAGCCGGTGCAGCTGGGCGTGACGGTGAAGTTCCCCGACGGCTGGGAGGCGAATCACGCGGTCCTGT
- a CDS encoding endonuclease/exonuclease/phosphatase family protein, translating into MAGTQVPGTPMPTSGVPGTDDAPGAHGDTAAGPPPDGRPDGGTGEGPRARRWCRGTRLLVAATGVWAVLLVLHVLLAGRWWLWLLVEAVPPLTLVAVPLLLLALAPLARPVRRWLAPVLVLLLLAGAHLAGFGPVLSGGPGTTAGGTPVKVFAWSTDYWQMDDDKQDFYAFLRGRDADVYLLQEYLYWEGDEPVRIDDTARLREEFPGYHISVEGELITLSRLPVVAEHHRRVPDTGTAWYREGSKAQRTDIRVGARTVSFYNVHMPVPFQVGDNPLSGRFYRFLQDQYDWRDRELDALRSDLAENPNPALLTGDFNSPWTGSLLDPAPGTRTHSPGSGVLPARSWPVSDYPLPRLWRLDWLFTTEDLAVPGYRFGGGGDFSDHAAQEIRLVVPDPTASGHPKETR; encoded by the coding sequence ATGGCCGGAACCCAGGTGCCGGGGACACCCATGCCCACATCCGGTGTCCCCGGCACGGACGACGCCCCCGGTGCGCACGGGGACACCGCGGCCGGCCCGCCTCCGGACGGGCGGCCGGACGGCGGCACCGGTGAGGGCCCGCGGGCCCGCCGCTGGTGCCGCGGCACCCGCCTGCTGGTGGCGGCGACCGGCGTATGGGCCGTGCTCCTCGTCCTGCACGTCCTGCTCGCGGGGCGCTGGTGGCTGTGGCTGCTCGTGGAGGCGGTACCCCCGCTGACGCTGGTGGCCGTGCCGCTGCTGCTGCTCGCACTGGCCCCGCTCGCGCGGCCGGTACGCCGGTGGCTGGCCCCCGTGCTGGTGCTCCTGCTCCTGGCCGGCGCCCATCTGGCCGGGTTCGGACCGGTTCTGTCGGGCGGGCCGGGCACCACCGCCGGGGGCACCCCGGTCAAGGTGTTCGCCTGGAGCACGGACTACTGGCAGATGGACGACGACAAGCAGGACTTCTACGCCTTCCTCCGTGGCAGGGACGCCGACGTGTACCTCCTCCAGGAGTACCTGTACTGGGAGGGCGACGAGCCGGTCAGGATCGACGACACGGCCCGGCTGCGTGAGGAGTTCCCCGGCTACCACATCTCCGTCGAGGGGGAGTTGATCACGCTCTCCCGGCTGCCCGTGGTCGCCGAGCACCACCGCCGGGTACCGGACACCGGCACCGCCTGGTACCGGGAGGGGAGCAAGGCGCAGCGCACCGACATCAGGGTCGGCGCCCGCACGGTCTCCTTCTACAACGTGCACATGCCGGTCCCCTTCCAGGTCGGCGACAACCCGCTCTCCGGCCGCTTCTACCGCTTCCTGCAGGACCAGTACGACTGGCGCGACCGCGAACTGGACGCACTGCGCTCCGATCTCGCGGAGAACCCCAACCCGGCACTGCTGACCGGGGACTTCAACTCGCCGTGGACGGGCAGCCTCCTCGACCCCGCCCCCGGCACCCGGACGCACAGCCCCGGGAGCGGCGTACTCCCCGCCCGCTCCTGGCCCGTCTCCGACTACCCACTGCCCCGGCTGTGGCGGCTGGACTGGCTGTTCACCACCGAGGACCTGGCCGTGCCCGGTTACCGCTTCGGCGGCGGCGGGGACTTCTCCGACCACGCGGCCCAGGAGATCCGTCTCGTCGTTCCCGACCCCACCGCCTCCGGACACCCGAAGGAGACCCGATGA
- a CDS encoding NAD-dependent epimerase/dehydratase family protein, translating to MVNPWNETEAGDALPPLPGRVTVTGAAGVLGAQLVERLLKEGREVHAFDLRPVPAASGLTSSTGDIRDPRAVRRALDGADALVHCASALPSYPAADIRSIVVEGTTTVLEAAEAVRTPRVVHISSTAVYGLPKLVPTPEDHPHEPVDTYSTAKAEAEKVAERFRAGGMCLPVLRPKTFVGPGRMGLFDMLFQWAEEGRNFPVLGKGDVRIQMLALDDLVDAVVTVLRAPDEVAHDTYNIGAVEFATLREDFQAVLDAAGHGKSVVSIPGRPAVAVLRALERTGISPVYGRLLYKLLDDSYVSVDKAQERLGFRPRQSNREAILRTYDWWRGQRAAAPPPAASRDGGRTSTDPWRQGALGLAKVFF from the coding sequence GTGGTGAACCCGTGGAACGAGACGGAAGCCGGGGACGCCCTGCCCCCACTGCCCGGACGCGTCACGGTCACGGGCGCCGCCGGTGTCCTCGGCGCGCAGCTGGTGGAGCGGCTGCTGAAGGAGGGCCGTGAGGTCCATGCCTTCGACCTCAGACCGGTGCCGGCCGCTTCCGGCCTGACCTCCTCCACCGGCGACATCCGGGACCCACGCGCCGTCAGGAGGGCGCTCGACGGCGCGGACGCCCTGGTGCACTGCGCGTCGGCACTGCCCAGTTACCCCGCCGCCGACATCCGGTCCATCGTCGTCGAGGGCACCACCACCGTGCTGGAGGCGGCCGAAGCGGTCCGGACCCCGAGGGTCGTGCACATCTCCTCGACCGCCGTGTACGGGCTGCCCAAACTGGTGCCGACGCCGGAGGACCACCCGCACGAGCCGGTGGACACCTACAGCACGGCCAAGGCGGAGGCGGAGAAGGTCGCCGAGCGGTTCCGCGCCGGAGGGATGTGCCTGCCCGTACTGAGGCCCAAGACCTTCGTCGGACCGGGCCGCATGGGCCTGTTCGACATGCTCTTCCAGTGGGCCGAGGAGGGCCGGAACTTCCCGGTGCTCGGCAAGGGCGACGTGCGCATCCAGATGCTCGCCCTGGACGACCTCGTGGACGCGGTGGTCACCGTGCTGCGCGCCCCGGACGAGGTCGCGCACGACACGTACAACATCGGCGCCGTCGAGTTCGCCACCCTGCGCGAGGACTTCCAGGCGGTGCTGGACGCGGCGGGGCACGGCAAGTCGGTCGTCTCGATCCCGGGCCGCCCCGCGGTGGCCGTGCTGCGGGCACTGGAGCGGACGGGCATCTCCCCGGTCTACGGGCGGCTGCTGTACAAGCTGCTCGACGACTCCTACGTGAGCGTCGACAAGGCGCAGGAACGGCTCGGCTTCCGGCCCCGCCAGTCCAACCGGGAAGCCATCCTGCGCACGTACGACTGGTGGCGCGGGCAGCGCGCGGCCGCCCCGCCGCCGGCCGCGAGCCGGGACGGCGGCCGGACCAGCACGGATCCGTGGCGGCAGGGAGCCCTCGGTCTCGCGAAGGTCTTCTTCTGA
- a CDS encoding spermidine synthase, with amino-acid sequence MARRGAAKGAGDRKRSERRQEPVTATVDGGVAELVPDRERPRAWTLLVDGAPQSHVDLDDPSYLSFEYQRRLGHVIDLAAPPGRPLQVVHLGGGAFTLARYIAASRPRSTQQVVEIDAPLVQLVRRELPLDPQARIRVRSADARAGLGRIQDGWADLVIADVFSGARTPAHLTSAEFLAEVRRVLKPGGQYAANLADGPPLTHLRGQVATAASLFPELALAADPTVWRGRRFGNAVLVASDLPIAVAELTRRVASDPHPGRVEQGRVLADFTGGAAVVTDEGAKPSPAPPPDAFD; translated from the coding sequence GTGGCACGTCGAGGAGCGGCCAAGGGCGCGGGTGACCGCAAGCGGTCCGAGCGCCGGCAGGAGCCCGTCACCGCGACGGTCGACGGCGGCGTCGCGGAGCTGGTGCCCGACCGTGAACGCCCGCGCGCCTGGACCCTGCTGGTGGACGGCGCCCCGCAGTCCCACGTCGACCTGGACGACCCCTCCTACCTCTCGTTCGAGTACCAGCGCAGGCTCGGCCACGTCATCGATCTTGCCGCGCCGCCCGGCCGGCCCCTCCAGGTGGTCCACCTCGGCGGCGGAGCCTTCACCCTCGCCCGGTACATCGCCGCGAGCCGCCCCCGCTCGACCCAGCAGGTCGTGGAGATCGACGCGCCGCTCGTCCAGCTGGTGCGCCGGGAGCTCCCCCTGGACCCGCAGGCCCGGATACGGGTCCGCTCGGCGGACGCCCGCGCCGGGCTCGGCAGGATCCAGGACGGCTGGGCCGACCTCGTCATCGCCGACGTGTTCAGTGGTGCCCGTACACCCGCGCACCTCACCTCCGCCGAATTCCTCGCCGAGGTACGGCGGGTGCTGAAGCCCGGTGGCCAGTACGCCGCCAACCTCGCCGACGGCCCCCCGCTCACCCATCTGCGCGGACAGGTCGCCACTGCCGCCTCCCTCTTCCCCGAACTGGCCCTGGCCGCCGATCCGACCGTCTGGCGCGGCCGCCGCTTCGGAAACGCGGTCCTGGTCGCGTCCGACCTGCCGATCGCGGTCGCCGAACTGACCAGGCGGGTCGCGAGCGACCCGCATCCCGGCCGTGTCGAACAGGGCCGTGTGCTCGCCGACTTCACGGGCGGCGCCGCGGTGGTCACCGACGAGGGCGCCAAACCGTCGCCCGCCCCGCCGCCGGACGCCTTCGACTGA